In Cryptomeria japonica chromosome 5, Sugi_1.0, whole genome shotgun sequence, the genomic window GCGAACAATTTCATAAGAGCCAATATAATTGAGGAGTCGAGATACACATGGGATCCATTTGTTTAGTTTCCTACTCTGAAAGCCGCCTTTGATTATCCCTTGTATTACAATTAAGGAATCCCCTTCTATGATTAAATTGGACATATTATTAGTCACACACAGTTTAAGGCCTTCTATGAGGGCACAAATTTTAGTGTCATTATTTGTAGCCTCCCCAATGGCCCCATAAATTCCCAAGATTAACTTACCTTCACTATTTCGTACCATTGCACCAAATCCAGAAACCCCCGCATTGCCTCTACATGCCCCATCGAAATTCAATTTAAACCAACCAATTGGTGGTGCCTTCCATCTAATGTCTTTTCTATTGCCTTTCTTATTGAAGAGCTTGGGTAACTGAGAGGGTATGACCAAGAGCCAATTCTTCTCCATACTTCTATCCCATTCACTATAGTGTAGGACCTACTTTTTTTGCTTCCCATTGATCATTTCTTCAATTGACACTTTAATACGCTCGATGAGTCTGTCCACTGGTAgacatttttctttaaaaattcttctattcctttccttccagatatgccaaaCAATCATTGAAGGGCCTATAGTCCAAATATCACTCCACATTGATGCTCTTTTTGAAGGCCACGAGGCAAGAAAATCTTTTAGCTTCAAGTTTCTCACAGTAGTGTAGTTTATTTTGTCAAAAAACCAATTCCAACAGGCCTCTGCCATTGGGCATGTAAATAACAGATGGTCAGTAGTTTCTTCCACATTTTAACATAAGACACATATGCTCAGGCCAGAGATGCCTAATAGTTTGAGCCTATCCCCTGTGAGGATTCTGTTATGTAGAGCGATCCAGAGAAAGGCGCCAACTTTGGGGAGAAGTTTATTGTGCCAGCATAACCTATATGGCCAATCGGTATACAGACCTTTTGCCCTTTGTGCCTCATATCCCAGTTTCACATTGTACTCACCTGACTTCGATCCACAGCAGAAGATATTGTCTTCTACATTGGAAATTGGAATATGTCTTTTGCTTAGTATATTTCTCAGTTGGTCGCAGATCTCTTGCCCGCCAATATCCACCTGTTTCCACGTTCTGATATTTCCATTAGAGGAATCTGTGTCAAAGTAGTCACAAACATAGGACCTGTACTATTCTTCAGTTGTATTAATCCATGCCTGGTcaattattaattcatttatcactGGTTCTCCCTCCCATGAGTCCGCCCAAAATTTTCCTTTGGTCCCGCTACCGATATGCCAATAGATGTGGTCCATAATAATTGATCTGCAATCCCATAAAAAATTCCATGTTGCAGATCCTCTATCTGCATTTGCCACTATGAGGATTCTATCTGATCGGTCTATGTCAAGATACTTATTTTGAAAGATTTTGCACTAGAGTTTTTGAGGTTCCCGATACATTTTCCAAGTAAGATTTGCACCTAGGGAAATGTTTTGGAGATCCATTTTCCTCAGTCCAGCCCCACCCGATTCTTTGTGAAAGCACATCGTATCCCAGTTAATGAGGGGAACTCTGTGAGCATCTTTCGCGCCTTCCCATACAAATTTTCTCAACATGTTATCTAAATTCCTCCCAATCACCTGTGGCAATCTAAAGCAAGACATGCTATAGATTGGAATAGTGGAAAGAACAGATCGAATCATTGTTAGATGCCCTACCTGTGATAGCCATATGTTCTTCCATTGTGATGACTTAGCCTCATAGGATTGTTTCACATCATCCCAAGTATGAGTTTGGTGGCAACCCTTGTCAATTTTAATGCCCAAGTACTTCATAGGAAGTTCCACTATTTTGATCCTCATGAGACCTGAGATTCTTAGCTGCATTTGCCTACAGGTGTTAAAAAGGTATAGTTGTGACTTATCTTTGTTCATTACTTGGCTTGAGACTTCCGAATACTAATCCAAAGTTTCCAATATACACTTAGATTCTGCGAAAGAGGCCTCACCGAATACCacagtgtcatctgcaaattgtgaGTGTGTGATGACATTCAACTGGTCATGAATACGGATGCCTTTCCACTCCCCTTGCAAATGTTTTTTCTGAATTAATCTCCCCAGAACTTTTGCCATTATGATGAAAACTGAAGGGGAAAGGGGGTTGCTTTGACGCAACCCATTTGTGGCAGGAAAAAAACCACAAACACTACCATTAACTAAAAGGGATAAATTGACCGAAGAGATACAAAACTTAATGCAAGCAATCCATTGAGGAGGAAATCTGAATTTTTCAAGAACACAGAGAAGAAACTGCCATACCACCCGGTCATAAGCTTTTTCCACATCAAGCTTAATTGCCATTCCTCTGATCTTCTCTTTAAGCATGGAGTGAATAACTTCAGAAACTAGAAGTATACTGTCAGCTATCTCCCTTCCCATGGTGAAACCGTTCTGGTGCTCTGAAATTAGTTGGGGAGCAAAAATTTAAGTCTCTCTGCCATAGCTTTGGATATGATCTTATACAGTGTGTTGCATAGAGATATCGGCTGAAAATCCTTCATAGTGGGGCATTCTACTTTTTTGGGAATAAGGCAAATCAAGGTATGATTTATTTCCTTGACAAATTTCCCACATTTCCTGAAATCTTCGACCACCCTCCATATATCTTTGCCCAAAAAGCcccaaaatttttggaagaaatcAACATTTAACCCATCTAGACCAGGCGCCTTGTATGGATGCAGCGCAAAGGTGACATATTTTACCTCATCTAAGGTAAAAGGGGTAGTCAACATCGTTCTATCATCTTCTGAAATGATCAGGTGAATAATATCATCAAGAATCGAGAAGGAAGTGGTCGCATTCGCCTCACCGTCTCCCAAGAGCCTCTTGAAGTAATCTAGTGCAACATGATCTATTTCCTTAGAGGTATGGACCCAAGAATCATTTTTGTCTTTGATCGAGTAGATTCTATTGGTGCTTTttcaaaattttgcagaagcatgGAAAAATTTGGTGTTCATATCTCCCTCAGCGATCCAATGCTCCCTCGACTTATCCCTCTAGTACAATTCTTCTCTTTTCAAAATCTCAGAATACTGTATCTTGAGGGTTTTTTCAGCTTCGAATTCCACATTTGTCATTCCTCAGGCCATCACTTGTGTGTTAACTGCTTCCAATTCTGCTTCTATTCTATCTTTCTCAGCGAAGATatttttgaaagtagttttgttcCAGTCCTTTAATCTCCTTTTGAAATATTGTATTCTTTTAGTGAATTTGAAACTCAGGGAACCAAAAAAAACATTACTTTCAATCCACCAATTTTTGAGGTGGTTGATGAGGGAGGGGTCCTGCCACCACATACTTAGGAACTTGAAATAATTTTTATGCTCCTCCGTGTCTTGACCTATAGTTAATgatatgggataatgatctgatccaCTTTGGGGTTCAATTGTAGAAGATATGGGGTGATGGCTTAACATCCACCACTCCCCCACAAAGAACCTGTCCAACCTTTCAATAATGTTCTCAAAATCTCTTCTCTGATTATTCCAAGTAAATGTCCCATTCTTAGGGATGATATCAGCTACTTTACATTTGGTTACAAATTCCCGAAAAAATCTTCTAAAACCCTAGAGGGCTTCCTTAATCCTCCACTTTTGTCATCAAGACTAAGAATAGCATTGAAATCCCCCGCCATTACAACTTTCCCAAGATCCAGTGTAAGAGCCAGCTCAGTCACCTCACTCCGAAGCCTACGCTTCTCCTCTGTTTTGATTAGCCCATAGATGTTGAACAGAGGGAAACACAAGTTTGACTTTTTGCACTTGACAATACACGCTATCCAATACTCATGTGAAGCAATAGGAATCACCTCGATGTATGATGGATTCCATAGGATCCCAAGCCCGCCTACCGAGCCTCTTGCCTCCTGAAACATACCATCCCACTTAaagcaattttttaaaaaatccagAGCCTTGTCTAGATTTAACTTAGTCTCTTGCAGCAAAATCACATTTGGCGCAAGCTTGGTCATAAACCTTTTGACCAAGCGTCTTTTGTTAGGGGCAGTGAAGCCCCTAACATTCCGAGAGGAGATCCTCATCTTTCTCCAAGGGAGGGGTTCCCTCCCTTGGATACTTTAAGATAATCCAAAACACTGACAATTCCCTTCTCATTGGTGTAACACATGTTAGAAttcattctcaaataaacaaagctatcaattagaaacactagggaaatcacgaatccctatctaattaacaaatctaacaaactagacaatgaaataatgcagtcatcaagcaaaacaggaattaagaatgaaatcaattcaaataaaactccctattccaagatgtgcatattgcttccattgctcttcttctcttcgtggtatgatggctctaagatattgcgctggtaacttgcaattgacacaaagattcaaagttcgtgattcagagtaaagatcgaggaggattgaaaatggagattggatgctcattttatagaaaattggagaggattgattgaaaggtggaacaaaatgatcaagaggtgtgaactcaggtgagctcaaatgcaatttgatagttgaactgttgattgtaggagtggaactcaatagattgaatagattaaaggagtcaactgattgatgaaagagttaactgaaggaagaaaaagaatgattggaggaaattaagaagatgacacagagagctaaatttagaaaaagctaattgaaagatggaaatagaagttggagagataaatgatttaattaattaatttagcatgtgcttgcatttagatttaaattattaatttaatctttgcatgagatattattcaaataattgaatttattaattcaatttagcctttgaatatatttagaacttgactttgattttcaatttgatttttgaaatcatg contains:
- the LOC131875929 gene encoding secreted RxLR effector protein 78-like, with the protein product MGREIADSILLVSEVIHSMLKEKIRGMAIKLDVEKAYDRVVWQFLLCVLEKFRFPPQWIACIKFCISSVNLSLLVNGSVCGFFPATNGLRQSNPLSPSVFIIMAKVLGRLIQKKHLQGEWKGIRIHDQLNVITHSQFADDTVVFGEASFAESKCILETLD